From Actinopolymorpha cephalotaxi, one genomic window encodes:
- a CDS encoding RNA polymerase sigma factor: MTDPADVEAAVVDAHRRGWALVLAATVRVARDLDLAEECVQEAYAAALETWARDGIPDNPVAWLTTTAKRRAMDAVRRERVFRSKLPLLVEPEESEDSVDEAAMGEQGESTADHPEDVVPDERLRLIFMCCHPALAQDAQLALTLRLVCGVPTGDIARAFLVSEPTMAARLTRAKKKISAARIPFRVPEAAELPDRLRAVLGVIHLLFTAGHTAPSGDSLVRTDLVDQSLRLTRMLRNLMPDEREVWGLLALLLVTDARRATRVDDQGRLLRLEDQDRSRWDRTAMAEAHDLIVDGLRGGRPGRYVLQAAIASLYAEAPTYDRTDWQQILTLYDALLSVWPSPVVALNRTVPLAMVSGLARALAEVEELEKDGRLAGYQYLPAIRADLLQRLGRDEEAAAAHREALELTRNETEREFLAGRIADSHRP, from the coding sequence ATGACCGACCCGGCAGACGTCGAGGCCGCGGTCGTCGACGCGCACCGTCGCGGTTGGGCCCTGGTGCTCGCCGCGACGGTGCGGGTCGCCCGCGACCTGGACCTCGCCGAGGAGTGCGTGCAGGAGGCGTACGCCGCGGCGCTGGAGACCTGGGCGCGCGACGGTATCCCGGACAACCCGGTGGCCTGGCTCACCACCACGGCCAAGCGGCGCGCGATGGACGCGGTACGCCGCGAGCGGGTGTTCCGATCCAAGCTGCCGTTGCTGGTGGAGCCCGAGGAGTCGGAGGACTCGGTGGACGAGGCGGCGATGGGTGAACAAGGGGAGTCCACCGCGGACCATCCGGAGGACGTCGTACCCGACGAACGGTTGCGGCTGATCTTCATGTGCTGCCACCCGGCTCTGGCGCAGGACGCTCAACTGGCGCTCACCCTGCGGCTGGTGTGCGGGGTACCGACCGGCGACATCGCCCGGGCGTTCCTGGTGTCGGAGCCGACGATGGCCGCCCGGCTGACCCGGGCGAAGAAGAAGATCTCGGCCGCCCGCATCCCCTTCCGGGTGCCCGAGGCGGCCGAGTTGCCGGACCGACTGCGCGCGGTGCTCGGGGTGATCCACCTGCTCTTCACCGCCGGCCACACCGCGCCGTCGGGCGACTCGCTGGTGCGTACGGACCTCGTGGACCAGTCGCTGCGGCTGACCCGGATGCTGCGCAACCTGATGCCCGACGAGCGGGAGGTGTGGGGGCTGCTGGCCCTGCTGCTGGTGACCGATGCCAGGCGGGCCACCAGGGTCGACGACCAGGGCCGGCTGCTGCGGTTGGAGGACCAGGACCGCTCACGGTGGGACCGCACGGCGATGGCCGAGGCGCACGACCTGATCGTGGACGGCCTACGCGGTGGGCGGCCGGGCCGCTATGTGCTGCAGGCCGCGATCGCCTCGCTCTACGCCGAGGCGCCGACCTATGACCGGACGGACTGGCAGCAGATCCTCACGCTGTACGACGCCCTGCTGTCGGTGTGGCCGTCCCCGGTGGTGGCGCTGAACCGCACCGTGCCGCTCGCGATGGTCAGCGGACTCGCGCGGGCGTTGGCGGAGGTCGAGGAACTGGAGAAGGACGGCCGGCTGGCGGGTTATCAGTACCTCCCGGCGATCCGGGCGGATCTCCTTCAGCGGCTGGGCCGTGACGAGGAGGCCGCGGCCGCCCACCGGGAGGCGCTGGAGCTGACCAGGAACGAGACCGAACGGGAGTTCCTGGCCGGCCGCATCGCCGACTCTCATCGACCGTAG
- a CDS encoding GNAT family N-acetyltransferase, with translation MPPPDTAVSSYPPLNVQVHTPRLSLLGATDALLERLVPTVRKGVATEPPWPFDDPMSLYEDEPDRTWAWLRRVWAGRGRVDDNFWRLYFVVVVDGQAVGMQDLIGSDFATFGTVTTFSWLDPDLRGRGLGKEMRHAILHLAFDGIGAREAGSDAFFDNQASNRVSQALGYERNGIDRATRRGEAAELLRWRITREQWAKGRRDDITLAGVAECLPVLGIPSPA, from the coding sequence ATGCCGCCGCCCGACACCGCCGTGTCCTCGTATCCCCCGTTGAACGTGCAGGTGCACACGCCCCGGCTCTCGTTGCTGGGGGCGACGGACGCGCTGCTGGAACGGCTCGTCCCGACGGTCCGCAAGGGAGTGGCCACGGAGCCGCCCTGGCCCTTCGACGACCCGATGTCGTTGTACGAGGACGAACCGGATCGGACCTGGGCCTGGCTCCGCCGAGTGTGGGCCGGCCGCGGACGGGTCGACGACAACTTCTGGCGGCTGTACTTCGTCGTGGTCGTCGACGGCCAGGCGGTCGGCATGCAGGACCTGATCGGGTCCGACTTCGCCACCTTCGGAACGGTCACCACTTTCTCCTGGCTCGACCCGGACCTGCGCGGCCGTGGCCTGGGCAAGGAGATGCGCCACGCGATACTCCACCTGGCCTTCGACGGAATCGGGGCGCGGGAAGCGGGCAGCGACGCGTTCTTCGACAACCAGGCCTCGAACCGCGTCTCCCAGGCACTCGGCTACGAGCGCAACGGGATCGACCGGGCCACCCGCCGCGGCGAGGCCGCCGAACTCCTCCGCTGGCGGATCACCCGCGAGCAGTGGGCGAAGGGACGGCGCGACGACATCACCCTCGCCGGCGTCGCCGAGTGCCTGCCCGTCCTGGGGATCCCCAGCCCCGCGTGA
- a CDS encoding alpha/beta hydrolase family protein, with amino-acid sequence MQHTTPALRFSGGDVAAWQEQLRPKLRELLGMPEPSAFPLRARTLWRSELELGTVEKVVFAAEPHADVVAYFCVPYDRPAPHPTVICLQGHSTGMHVSIARERDDESAPFEVEGDRDFALGALRHGFAALCIEQRSFGLRREQTQSAVSPHGCHDAAMQALMLGRTLVGERVFDVDRGIDYLAARGDVDLSRLGVMGNSGGGTATIYAAAVLDRVRFAMPSCAFCTYADSIMSIYHCADNYLPGLLRWAEAADVLGLFAPKPLVVVAGRDDAIFPLTGVRRAYDDLRTIYAASGAGQQCRLVIGDGGHRFYEKQAWQALLDVLR; translated from the coding sequence GTGCAGCACACGACCCCGGCCCTGCGGTTCAGCGGCGGTGACGTGGCGGCCTGGCAGGAACAGCTCCGGCCCAAGCTGCGTGAGCTGCTCGGGATGCCGGAGCCTTCGGCGTTTCCCCTGCGGGCGCGGACGCTGTGGCGTAGCGAACTCGAGCTGGGCACGGTGGAGAAGGTGGTCTTCGCCGCGGAGCCGCACGCCGATGTGGTGGCGTACTTCTGTGTGCCGTACGACCGTCCTGCACCCCACCCGACGGTGATCTGCCTGCAGGGGCACAGCACCGGGATGCACGTCTCGATCGCCCGCGAGCGCGACGACGAGAGCGCGCCGTTCGAGGTCGAGGGAGACCGCGACTTCGCGCTGGGCGCCCTGCGGCACGGGTTCGCCGCCTTGTGCATCGAGCAGCGCAGCTTCGGTCTGCGACGCGAGCAGACCCAGTCGGCCGTCTCCCCGCACGGGTGTCACGACGCCGCGATGCAGGCGCTGATGCTGGGGCGGACGCTGGTGGGCGAGCGGGTGTTCGACGTGGACCGCGGCATCGACTACCTCGCCGCACGTGGTGACGTCGACCTGTCCCGGCTGGGGGTGATGGGCAACTCCGGCGGCGGCACCGCGACCATCTACGCCGCCGCGGTGCTCGATCGGGTGCGGTTCGCGATGCCGTCGTGCGCGTTCTGCACCTATGCGGACTCGATCATGAGCATCTACCACTGCGCGGACAACTACCTTCCCGGTCTGCTCCGGTGGGCCGAGGCGGCCGACGTCCTCGGGCTGTTCGCGCCCAAGCCGCTCGTCGTGGTCGCCGGCCGCGACGATGCGATCTTCCCGTTGACTGGTGTGCGCAGGGCGTACGACGACCTGCGGACGATCTACGCCGCGTCGGGAGCCGGCCAACAGTGCCGGCTGGTGATCGGTGACGGCGGACACCGGTTCTACGAGAAGCAGGCGTGGCAGGCCCTGCTGGATGTTCTCCGATGA
- a CDS encoding sulfatase-like hydrolase/transferase, whose translation MTAKRDRPNVLVVMSDEQRWDSFGHAGNPAAHTPHLDALAEQSTIFEGCYTPFPLCCPSRASLWTGRMPRHHHVLGNWRAVNPDLRDAGLGRAFQDAGYHTMYCGKWHVPGTTPARMGFADQVAIPAVLDGRDRGRYIEPYREYATAQGFELVEGNIENLTPADVGTLRTAPHRGTAEIPVEHFLETWQTGQFLGALGDAPDDRPWFAVCSFNAPHFPMIVPAPYDTIIDRGRVELPPSFATGPDTRPREVAQSGFARRYADLDEAGWVELVAHYLGLGALVDAQVGAIVEHLRRTGQLERTIVVYTSDHGDLLGAHRLMEKGHLLHYEEALRVPLIIRHPDVGAATSTGNLVSVVDLAATLTELADVARDEDDDGISFAGMLGRRAAAPTRAYVTAETVLYGMNSDARGEYTDPADWNATTDALNVSVRTGTSRYIHRSHDVDELYDHTTDPHEQRNVAADPAYEPERLRLRRVLAEEIEDVFPQVAAELCQPRLDGTPEDRRPSSP comes from the coding sequence ATGACGGCGAAGAGGGACCGGCCCAACGTGCTGGTCGTGATGAGCGACGAGCAGCGCTGGGACTCGTTCGGACATGCGGGCAACCCCGCCGCCCACACGCCTCACCTGGACGCGCTCGCCGAGCAGTCGACGATCTTCGAGGGTTGCTACACGCCGTTCCCACTGTGCTGCCCGTCGCGGGCCAGCCTGTGGACCGGACGCATGCCCCGGCACCACCACGTACTCGGCAACTGGCGGGCCGTCAACCCCGACTTGCGCGACGCCGGACTGGGGCGCGCCTTTCAGGACGCCGGCTACCACACGATGTACTGCGGCAAGTGGCACGTACCGGGGACGACGCCGGCGCGGATGGGGTTCGCCGACCAGGTGGCCATCCCCGCCGTTCTCGACGGCCGGGACCGGGGCCGCTACATCGAGCCCTACCGCGAGTACGCCACCGCGCAGGGGTTCGAGCTCGTCGAGGGCAACATCGAGAACCTCACACCCGCCGACGTGGGAACCCTGCGGACGGCACCACATCGCGGCACCGCCGAGATCCCGGTGGAGCACTTCCTGGAGACCTGGCAGACCGGGCAGTTCCTCGGCGCGCTCGGGGATGCCCCGGACGACCGGCCGTGGTTTGCGGTGTGCTCCTTCAACGCGCCGCACTTCCCGATGATCGTGCCGGCGCCGTACGACACGATCATCGACCGCGGGCGGGTCGAACTACCGCCCAGCTTCGCGACCGGGCCGGACACCAGGCCACGCGAGGTCGCGCAGTCCGGATTCGCCCGCAGGTACGCCGATCTCGACGAGGCAGGCTGGGTCGAGCTCGTCGCGCACTACCTCGGCCTCGGCGCCCTGGTGGACGCACAGGTCGGCGCCATCGTCGAGCACCTTCGGCGTACCGGCCAACTGGAGCGGACGATCGTCGTCTACACCTCCGACCACGGCGACCTTCTCGGTGCGCATCGCCTGATGGAGAAAGGACATCTCCTGCACTACGAGGAGGCCCTGCGGGTCCCGCTGATCATCCGCCATCCGGACGTGGGCGCCGCGACCTCGACCGGCAACCTGGTGTCCGTGGTCGACCTCGCGGCCACTCTGACCGAGCTGGCCGACGTCGCCCGGGACGAGGACGACGACGGGATCTCCTTCGCCGGCATGCTCGGCCGGCGGGCGGCGGCGCCCACCCGGGCGTACGTCACCGCGGAGACCGTGCTCTACGGCATGAACTCCGACGCGCGCGGTGAGTACACCGACCCGGCCGACTGGAACGCCACGACCGACGCGCTCAACGTCTCGGTCCGCACCGGGACGTCTCGTTACATCCACCGCTCCCACGACGTCGACGAACTGTACGACCACACCACCGATCCGCACGAACAGCGCAACGTCGCGGCCGACCCGGCGTACGAACCCGAACGGCTGAGGCTGCGGCGCGTGCTGGCCGAGGAGATCGAGGACGTGTTCCCGCAGGTGGCGGCCGAACTGTGTCAACCGCGGCTTGACGGCACGCCAGAGGACAGGAGACCGAGTTCACCATGA
- a CDS encoding arylsulfatase, with protein MTGRPNVIVILVDDMGYSDIGCYGGEIPTPNLDRLAAGGVRLSQFYNTARCSPSRASLLTGLHPHQTGIGILTEDQRPYGYPGTLNDRCVTLAEVLGAGGYATYMSGKWHLCGQVDRPHDAWPTRRGFDRFFGTLTGAGNYWNPGTLTRDETPVEDHELEPGFFYTDAIGAAAADFVTSHSTGDDAGRPFFLYTAFTAPHWPLHALEEDIEAMRGRYAEGWDVLRERRADRLVDLGVLEAGWNLSDRDPDVKPWNDTANQNWEQRRMEVYAAQVHRMDAAVGRIVAALEATGHLDDTVLMFLSDNGGCAENLEPGWTDELENRPIHLPAHTRAGGRVFRGNTPAVVPGAEDTYASYGTAWANLSNTPFREYKHWVHEGGIATPFIVHWPAGRLAPGTVRHDPHQLPDVMATVLDVTGVDHPSGRASGRDGRDVLPPEGVSMLRTWHGDGRRDSVAEPEHTLYWEHEGNAAVRQGRWKLVRKFGQDWELYDLDVDRTELNDVAGRHPGLVDRLGSAYAAWAGRCGVVPREQILARRTAGTAGPAGD; from the coding sequence ATGACCGGACGACCCAACGTGATCGTGATCCTCGTCGACGACATGGGCTACTCCGACATCGGCTGCTACGGCGGGGAGATCCCGACGCCGAACCTCGATCGGCTGGCGGCGGGAGGCGTCCGGCTGTCACAGTTCTACAACACGGCGCGCTGCTCACCGTCCCGAGCATCCCTGCTGACCGGCCTGCATCCGCACCAGACGGGCATCGGGATCCTCACCGAGGACCAGCGCCCGTACGGCTACCCCGGAACCCTCAACGACCGGTGCGTCACTCTGGCGGAGGTGCTGGGAGCCGGCGGGTACGCCACGTACATGAGCGGCAAGTGGCACCTGTGCGGGCAGGTGGACCGGCCGCACGACGCGTGGCCTACCAGGCGCGGCTTCGACCGGTTCTTCGGCACCCTGACCGGCGCCGGCAACTACTGGAATCCCGGCACCCTGACCCGGGACGAGACGCCGGTCGAGGACCACGAACTCGAACCCGGGTTCTTCTACACGGACGCGATCGGTGCCGCGGCAGCCGACTTCGTGACGTCCCACAGCACCGGTGACGATGCCGGCCGGCCGTTCTTCCTCTACACCGCCTTCACCGCACCGCACTGGCCGCTGCACGCGCTCGAGGAGGACATCGAGGCGATGCGCGGCCGGTACGCCGAGGGCTGGGACGTGCTGCGCGAACGGCGTGCGGACCGGCTGGTCGACCTCGGCGTACTGGAAGCGGGCTGGAACCTGAGCGACCGTGACCCGGACGTGAAGCCCTGGAACGACACGGCAAACCAGAACTGGGAGCAACGCCGGATGGAGGTGTACGCGGCACAGGTGCACCGCATGGACGCGGCGGTCGGCCGCATCGTCGCCGCGCTGGAGGCCACCGGGCACCTGGACGACACGGTGCTGATGTTCCTGTCCGACAACGGCGGCTGCGCGGAGAACCTCGAGCCTGGCTGGACCGACGAGCTGGAGAACCGGCCGATCCATCTGCCCGCGCACACCCGCGCCGGCGGGCGGGTGTTCCGCGGCAACACCCCCGCGGTCGTGCCCGGGGCGGAGGACACCTACGCCAGCTACGGCACAGCGTGGGCCAACCTGTCGAACACGCCGTTCCGGGAGTACAAGCACTGGGTGCACGAGGGCGGGATCGCCACCCCGTTCATCGTGCACTGGCCGGCCGGGCGGCTCGCGCCGGGCACGGTGCGGCACGACCCGCACCAGCTACCCGACGTCATGGCCACCGTCCTGGACGTGACCGGGGTCGACCATCCCTCCGGCCGTGCCTCCGGCCGCGACGGCCGTGACGTGCTTCCGCCCGAGGGCGTCAGCATGCTCCGCACCTGGCACGGCGACGGCAGGCGGGACTCCGTGGCCGAGCCCGAGCACACGTTGTACTGGGAGCACGAGGGCAACGCCGCGGTGCGGCAGGGCCGCTGGAAGCTGGTCCGGAAGTTCGGCCAGGACTGGGAGCTGTACGACCTGGACGTCGACCGGACCGAGCTGAACGACGTCGCCGGCCGGCATCCCGGCCTGGTCGACCGGCTCGGTTCGGCCTACGCGGCGTGGGCCGGCCGATGCGGTGTCGTACCCCGGGAGCAGATCCTCGCCCGGCGTACGGCCGGTACCGCCGGTCCGGCCGGAGACTGA